A window of Raineyella sp. W15-4 contains these coding sequences:
- a CDS encoding FAD-dependent monooxygenase, with amino-acid sequence MTQDTPTSYAADVAIIGYGPAGVTAATYLGMNDVPVIVLEKDADLYSRARAVTVNDWTMRIFQDFGIDAIVKQDMDIARALIWKTYDRKIIFRLGFTDGGLGHAPSYMIYQPTMEREIRRNAERYGSIDLRLGHSFLGMTQDEDGVTIRAEDADRRPYEFRVRRVLGTDGGSSRVRKELGFSMIGETRPRRWLVVDGEVTRWWPECNELVFWSDPERPVVDIPLAKGNHRWEIPLQQGESDADYDTEAKVWARLRTLGIDESNARIKGWAFYSHHLRHLDAWRDRHATVIGDAAHLMPPWAGQGMQSAIRDAQNAAWKYALVAKGLAGEDILDTIRSERSPHVEMMTEMSKQLGFLIEGADPKLIALRNTLGPYLMHLPGLSRKMLPTTATNRFEHGWVTGMPAKSNALGRMVPQPEVYDTLGIVHRLDDLIGQGFVAFGLDRDPRELMTAEQTAGWAALGTRFMSVVGSASSRSDTDTVVDHTGTLTRWLRKYGATVVVLRPDRFVAAADPTGLDVPPARGNLDGVGNPTSRSAATRQRSPRDLVTSVRAALTF; translated from the coding sequence ATGACGCAGGACACCCCCACCAGCTACGCCGCCGATGTCGCGATCATCGGCTACGGCCCCGCCGGCGTGACGGCCGCCACCTACCTCGGCATGAACGACGTGCCGGTGATCGTCCTGGAGAAGGACGCCGATCTTTACAGCCGCGCCCGGGCGGTGACGGTCAACGACTGGACGATGCGGATCTTCCAGGACTTCGGGATCGATGCAATCGTCAAGCAGGACATGGACATCGCCCGCGCCCTGATCTGGAAGACGTACGACCGGAAGATCATCTTCCGACTCGGCTTCACCGACGGCGGGCTGGGTCACGCCCCGTCGTACATGATCTACCAGCCGACGATGGAGCGGGAGATCCGCCGCAACGCCGAGCGGTACGGCAGCATCGATCTGCGGCTCGGGCACAGCTTCCTCGGGATGACCCAGGACGAGGACGGCGTCACCATTCGGGCCGAGGATGCCGACCGCCGGCCGTACGAGTTCCGCGTCCGCCGGGTGCTGGGCACCGACGGCGGCTCCTCCCGGGTCCGCAAGGAGCTCGGCTTCAGCATGATCGGCGAGACCCGACCGCGCCGCTGGCTGGTGGTCGACGGCGAGGTCACCCGGTGGTGGCCGGAGTGCAACGAGCTGGTCTTCTGGTCCGATCCGGAACGCCCGGTGGTCGACATCCCGCTGGCCAAGGGCAACCACCGCTGGGAGATCCCGCTCCAGCAGGGCGAGAGCGACGCCGACTACGACACCGAGGCCAAGGTCTGGGCCCGGCTGCGGACCCTCGGCATCGACGAGAGCAACGCCCGGATCAAGGGCTGGGCGTTCTACAGCCACCACCTGCGCCACCTCGACGCCTGGCGCGACCGGCACGCCACGGTGATCGGCGACGCCGCCCACCTGATGCCGCCGTGGGCCGGCCAGGGCATGCAGTCGGCGATCCGCGACGCCCAGAACGCCGCCTGGAAGTACGCCCTGGTCGCCAAGGGCCTGGCGGGCGAGGACATCCTCGACACGATCCGCAGCGAGCGCTCGCCCCACGTCGAGATGATGACCGAGATGTCGAAGCAGCTCGGCTTCCTGATCGAGGGCGCCGACCCGAAGCTGATCGCGCTGCGCAACACCCTCGGCCCCTACCTGATGCACCTGCCGGGGCTGTCGAGGAAGATGCTGCCGACCACCGCGACCAACCGGTTCGAGCACGGCTGGGTCACCGGGATGCCGGCGAAGTCGAACGCGCTGGGTCGGATGGTCCCCCAGCCGGAGGTGTACGACACGCTGGGCATCGTCCACCGGCTCGACGACCTGATCGGTCAGGGCTTCGTGGCGTTCGGCCTCGACCGCGACCCGCGCGAACTGATGACCGCCGAGCAGACCGCGGGCTGGGCCGCGCTCGGGACCCGGTTCATGTCCGTGGTCGGCTCGGCGTCGTCGCGCAGTGACACGGACACGGTCGTCGACCACACCGGCACCCTGACCCGTTGGCTGAGGAAGTACGGCGCCACCGTCGTCGTGCTGCGTCCCGACCGCTTCGTCGCCGCGGCCGACCCGACCGGCCTCGACGTGCCGCCGGCGCGCGGCAACCTCGACGGTGTCGGGAATCCGACGAGCAGGTCCGCGGCCACCCGGCAGCGGAGCCCGCGGGACCTTGTCACCTCGGTGCGCGCCGCGCTCACCTTCTGA
- a CDS encoding TetR/AcrR family transcriptional regulator, translating into MSQKPHQPADRGQAARDAVLDAAERLMSRKGYGGTGMAELIKESGVPSSSIYWHFSSKAGVLAAVMERGETAFLEAVVAAQADDSVAEPRERLRAVIAGSVRAVLDHPSFLRLYLAFTMGVEGEASVREQVRHVRARGIAGLRGNLADAYLAWGEERAARVAGRLLPLALAFFDGTFISAQAGEVDDPGPVIVDAVDALHAVALSME; encoded by the coding sequence ATGTCCCAGAAGCCCCATCAGCCGGCGGATCGTGGCCAGGCAGCCCGTGATGCCGTGCTCGACGCCGCGGAGCGGCTGATGTCGCGCAAGGGGTACGGCGGGACCGGGATGGCCGAACTGATCAAGGAATCGGGCGTGCCGTCAAGCTCGATCTACTGGCACTTCTCGTCCAAGGCGGGGGTGCTGGCCGCGGTGATGGAGCGCGGCGAGACGGCGTTCCTGGAGGCGGTGGTCGCCGCCCAGGCGGACGATTCTGTGGCGGAGCCGCGGGAGCGGCTACGGGCGGTGATTGCCGGCAGCGTCCGCGCCGTCCTCGACCACCCTTCCTTCCTGCGGCTCTACCTGGCCTTCACGATGGGGGTCGAGGGGGAGGCCTCGGTCCGCGAGCAGGTGCGCCACGTCCGGGCCCGCGGCATCGCCGGGCTGCGCGGCAACCTCGCCGACGCCTACCTGGCCTGGGGGGAGGAACGGGCGGCCCGGGTCGCCGGTCGGCTGCTGCCGCTGGCGCTGGCCTTCTTCGACGGCACGTTCATCTCCGCGCAGGCGGGAGAGGTCGACGATCCCGGGCCGGTGATCGTCGATGCGGTGGACGCCCTGCATGCGGTGGCTCTGTCGATGGAGTGA
- a CDS encoding 3-carboxyethylcatechol 2,3-dioxygenase yields the protein MSLALIAMSHSPLLHTAELPPAPEVRARVDAAFARIHAVAQAYDPTLVVVFAPDHYNGFFYDLMPPFCIGLAATAIGDYDTAAGPLSVDEAQALALVRHVQQADIDMALSRRMEVDHGAVQPLETLFGGLTARPVVPVFVNGVAGPFVPMRRIRAMGQAVGDYLASLDERVLVIASGGLSHDPPVPQWDTAPTPVRAGLIDGRHPTPEAREARQRRVIEGAAAFARGEASIRDLNPDWDRAFMADCAAGEPARFDAYATDAMTEDAGHSSHEVRAWVAAFSALAAAGPYETTFEYYEPIPEYIAGFGVMAARTR from the coding sequence ATGTCACTCGCCCTGATCGCGATGTCCCACAGTCCGCTGTTGCACACCGCGGAACTGCCGCCCGCCCCCGAGGTCCGTGCCCGGGTCGACGCGGCGTTCGCCCGGATCCACGCCGTCGCCCAGGCGTACGACCCGACCCTGGTCGTGGTCTTCGCCCCGGACCACTACAACGGCTTCTTCTACGACCTGATGCCGCCGTTCTGCATCGGCCTGGCCGCCACCGCGATCGGCGACTACGACACCGCGGCCGGACCGCTGTCGGTCGACGAGGCGCAGGCGCTGGCCCTGGTCCGGCATGTCCAGCAGGCCGACATCGACATGGCGCTGTCCCGCCGGATGGAGGTCGACCACGGTGCCGTGCAGCCGCTGGAGACCCTCTTCGGCGGGCTGACCGCTCGGCCGGTGGTGCCGGTCTTCGTCAACGGTGTCGCCGGGCCGTTCGTCCCGATGCGCCGGATCCGGGCGATGGGCCAGGCGGTCGGGGACTACCTCGCCTCGCTCGACGAGCGGGTGCTGGTGATCGCCTCCGGCGGGCTGTCGCACGATCCGCCGGTCCCGCAGTGGGACACCGCCCCCACGCCGGTCCGGGCCGGGCTGATCGACGGCCGCCACCCCACCCCGGAGGCCCGTGAGGCGCGGCAGCGCCGGGTGATCGAGGGGGCGGCGGCGTTCGCCCGCGGCGAGGCGTCGATCCGCGACCTCAACCCGGACTGGGACCGAGCCTTCATGGCCGACTGCGCCGCCGGTGAGCCGGCCCGCTTCGACGCGTACGCGACGGACGCGATGACCGAGGACGCCGGGCACTCCTCGCACGAGGTCCGCGCCTGGGTGGCCGCATTCAGCGCGTTGGCGGCCGCCGGACCGTACGAGACGACGTTCGAGTACTACGAGCCGATCCCGGAGTACATCGCCGGCTTCGGTGTGATGGCGGCTCGGACCCGCTGA
- a CDS encoding TetR/AcrR family transcriptional regulator, whose product MARTPADPRSTRQRILAAASRISAERGYKGTTLAMIQKEAGVHPGSFYWHFEDKDALFAALVRHGYEESRPMVDHLGPGDAPNPVKVVLDSIVENPARHGLWRFNVQLMLDADMQDSKTAQEIRTLREITQRALTGAWLDLVPARVLAEVPELPGRMADFSLATVEGCLLSRVAGTQRDEEFITAVATAVMARMVTLACEEVGEPVPTFFSERAGGIGSLVLAPSPARAAGPGRSGGGDPSGGAELPAAADLSGGTNLPDGVDLPGAAT is encoded by the coding sequence GTGGCCAGGACCCCCGCCGATCCCCGCTCCACCCGCCAGCGGATCCTCGCCGCGGCGAGCCGGATCTCCGCCGAACGTGGCTACAAGGGGACGACGCTGGCGATGATCCAGAAGGAGGCCGGCGTCCATCCGGGGTCCTTCTACTGGCACTTCGAGGACAAGGACGCCCTGTTCGCGGCGCTGGTGCGCCACGGCTACGAGGAGTCCCGGCCGATGGTGGACCACCTCGGCCCCGGCGACGCGCCGAACCCGGTCAAGGTGGTACTGGACTCGATCGTGGAGAACCCGGCCCGGCACGGGCTGTGGCGGTTCAACGTCCAGTTGATGCTTGACGCGGACATGCAGGACTCGAAGACCGCCCAGGAGATCCGTACGCTGCGCGAGATCACCCAGCGGGCGCTGACCGGCGCCTGGCTCGACCTGGTGCCGGCCCGGGTGCTGGCGGAGGTGCCGGAGCTGCCCGGCCGGATGGCCGACTTCTCCCTCGCCACGGTCGAGGGCTGCCTGCTGTCCCGGGTCGCCGGGACCCAGCGCGACGAGGAGTTCATCACCGCGGTGGCCACCGCGGTGATGGCCCGGATGGTCACCCTGGCCTGCGAGGAGGTGGGGGAGCCTGTGCCGACGTTCTTCTCCGAGCGTGCCGGCGGCATCGGATCCCTGGTGCTGGCGCCGTCGCCGGCCCGGGCTGCGGGGCCGGGCCGGTCTGGTGGGGGTGACCCGTCCGGTGGGGCGGAGCTGCCTGCGGCGGCCGATCTGTCCGGCGGGACGAACCTGCCCGACGGGGTTGACCTGCCGGGCGCGGCCACTTAG
- a CDS encoding SRPBCC family protein, translated as MPTSFSPNGLRGAAAAASTLRRPEGLDPATDVSTMVDPEAGLVDRAVFTDRTVYDTEMRRIFARSWLFLAHTDQFRKPGDFFQTFMGEDPIIVTMDKQRRIRAYLNSCRHRGARVCRADEGQAKAFTCTYHGWSFGLDGALISVPNGGGYPEQFRREDWGLVEVPNVQEYHGLIFGNWDPDAMPLAEDLGDMRWYLDALLDRDPEGTVVVGGVMKWVLQGNWKLAAEQFATDWYHVNMSHASALQVLSPTGQGPKREIAERTGRQFHNDHGHAHGFPVHPRNRFDAKTVHQWYDYDALRERLGAERVAGPLTNGHGTVFPNFSYLPVNGSIRVWHPKGPDRMEVWAWTVLDKSMPEEVREAQRLYNLRTFGPSGIFEQDDGENWSECQAIAHGFMTNSTPLNYQMGIGTDRQEPGYPGVTSELLSDSAGRAFYRRWAELIRTPAWHEQA; from the coding sequence ATGCCCACCTCATTCTCGCCGAACGGTCTGCGCGGCGCCGCCGCGGCCGCCTCGACCCTGCGCCGCCCCGAAGGGCTGGACCCGGCCACCGACGTCTCGACGATGGTCGACCCGGAGGCCGGCCTGGTGGACCGGGCGGTCTTCACCGACCGTACCGTCTACGACACCGAGATGCGCCGGATCTTCGCCCGCAGCTGGCTCTTCCTGGCCCACACCGACCAGTTCCGCAAGCCCGGCGACTTCTTCCAGACGTTCATGGGTGAGGACCCGATCATCGTCACGATGGACAAGCAGCGCCGGATCCGGGCCTACCTCAACTCCTGCCGACACCGGGGCGCCCGGGTCTGCCGGGCCGACGAGGGCCAGGCCAAGGCCTTCACCTGCACGTACCACGGCTGGTCCTTCGGCCTCGATGGCGCGCTCATCTCGGTGCCGAACGGCGGCGGCTACCCGGAGCAGTTCCGCCGCGAGGACTGGGGCCTGGTCGAGGTGCCGAATGTGCAGGAGTACCACGGCCTGATCTTCGGCAACTGGGACCCCGACGCGATGCCGCTGGCGGAGGACCTCGGTGACATGCGGTGGTATCTCGACGCGCTGCTCGACCGCGATCCGGAGGGGACCGTCGTCGTCGGCGGGGTGATGAAGTGGGTGCTGCAGGGCAACTGGAAGCTCGCCGCCGAGCAGTTCGCCACCGACTGGTACCACGTCAACATGTCGCACGCCTCGGCCCTGCAGGTGCTCTCGCCGACCGGCCAGGGCCCGAAGCGGGAGATCGCCGAACGGACCGGCCGTCAGTTCCACAACGACCACGGACACGCCCACGGCTTCCCGGTGCACCCACGCAACCGGTTCGACGCCAAGACCGTGCACCAGTGGTACGACTACGACGCGCTGCGCGAGCGGCTCGGCGCCGAGCGGGTCGCCGGACCGCTGACCAATGGCCACGGCACCGTCTTCCCCAACTTCTCCTACCTTCCGGTCAACGGCTCGATCCGGGTCTGGCACCCCAAGGGCCCGGACCGGATGGAGGTGTGGGCCTGGACCGTCCTCGACAAGTCGATGCCCGAAGAGGTCCGCGAGGCCCAGCGGCTCTACAACCTGCGCACCTTCGGCCCGTCGGGCATCTTCGAGCAGGACGACGGCGAGAACTGGTCGGAGTGCCAGGCGATTGCGCACGGCTTCATGACCAACTCCACCCCGCTGAACTACCAGATGGGGATCGGCACTGACCGGCAGGAACCCGGCTACCCCGGAGTCACCTCGGAGCTGCTCTCCGACTCGGCCGGCCGGGCCTTCTATCGCCGGTGGGCCGAGCTGATCCGGACCCCCGCCTGGCACGAACAGGCCTGA
- a CDS encoding VOC family protein, with translation MIRSLGYAGFTSPRHEEWLDWGPTYLGLEVAARRGGDGAVRLRMDDNEYRLAIHPGDRDDLAYIGWTVDSPADLAALEQRLRAAGLEVTRETELCAERGAVELISFADPFGLRNEVAWGLTTYPHSFRPGRPMDGFVTGDGGLGHIVLITPSLEQSEGFYCGLLGLGLTDEIQPTNGPRIHFYHCNPRHHSLAMAEIPGITGVQHVMLETRSLDDVGTALDLLKTDGQTIQMDMGRHTNDRMTSFYVRTPAAFDIEYGWGGLLVDHEHSRPHRYASISVWGHQNESGELPPPAIIHPVGVPEVVGV, from the coding sequence ATGATCCGATCCCTCGGCTACGCCGGCTTCACCTCGCCCCGCCACGAGGAGTGGCTCGACTGGGGCCCGACCTACCTCGGCCTGGAGGTCGCCGCCCGACGCGGCGGCGACGGTGCCGTACGCCTCCGGATGGACGACAACGAATACCGGCTGGCCATCCATCCCGGTGACCGCGACGACCTGGCCTACATCGGCTGGACCGTCGACAGCCCCGCCGACCTCGCTGCGCTCGAACAGCGGCTCCGCGCCGCAGGCCTCGAGGTCACCCGCGAGACCGAGTTGTGCGCCGAGCGCGGTGCGGTCGAGCTGATCTCCTTCGCGGATCCGTTCGGTCTGCGCAACGAGGTCGCCTGGGGTCTGACCACCTACCCACACAGCTTCCGTCCCGGGCGGCCGATGGACGGTTTCGTCACCGGCGACGGCGGGCTGGGGCACATCGTGCTGATCACGCCGAGCCTGGAACAGTCGGAGGGCTTCTACTGCGGTCTGCTCGGCCTGGGCCTCACCGACGAGATCCAGCCGACGAACGGCCCGCGGATCCACTTCTACCACTGCAATCCGCGCCACCACTCGCTGGCGATGGCCGAGATCCCGGGCATCACCGGGGTCCAGCACGTGATGCTGGAGACCCGCTCGCTCGACGACGTGGGTACCGCGCTGGATCTGCTGAAGACTGACGGGCAGACCATCCAGATGGACATGGGCCGGCACACCAACGACCGGATGACCTCGTTCTACGTCCGTACGCCGGCCGCCTTCGACATCGAGTACGGCTGGGGCGGGTTGCTGGTCGACCACGAGCACTCCCGCCCGCACCGCTACGCGTCGATCAGCGTCTGGGGCCACCAGAACGAGTCCGGTGAGCTGCCACCGCCGGCGATCATCCACCCGGTCGGCGTCCCCGAGGTCGTCGGGGTCTGA
- a CDS encoding signal peptidase I: MGTARRISTARRIARATEEVVLTVLSILGALCVVLVVLALVFDVTLIMFKTGSMSPTIPAGSVAIVRRVPAAEVKVGDVVTVDRPGQLPVTHRVTSVTAGPAADQRILTLKGDANASEDAAPYTVSTVRITLASVPGLALVIVRLSNPYVLGAITIGASLLVTWAFWPRDGGRSGEKGPSLPDEAALPDESTVPGKGTVSSRRPTPGKRRIPGPSPSRRHVPARHAVEATRRHPRRAGLMVTVLIVLALVVAGVVALAVALPAAAAQTEIVRGTYLTLVSLPDPRMAMMGPGETVHWQVGVSADAPDPGTVSVGLSATGDASMGLTAAAAACSVQWVDGVCTGRSWPLPGLDPLPIDGAERELLTMPSDEERWVLLAVTMPPTARPVPGAGVSALLHASGQGDSLSVGPGGLAGTGGPSARWSLLLALGAITSGLALALRAKQQNHRDIGDTDKAEGRP; encoded by the coding sequence ATGGGCACCGCACGACGCATCAGCACAGCACGACGTATCGCGCGCGCCACCGAAGAGGTGGTGCTGACCGTCCTGTCGATCCTTGGTGCCCTGTGCGTGGTGCTGGTCGTGCTGGCGTTGGTGTTCGACGTCACCTTGATCATGTTCAAGACCGGGTCGATGAGCCCGACCATCCCGGCCGGTTCGGTCGCGATCGTCCGCAGGGTCCCCGCGGCCGAGGTGAAGGTCGGCGACGTGGTCACCGTCGACCGGCCCGGACAGCTGCCGGTCACCCACCGGGTCACCTCGGTCACGGCGGGCCCGGCGGCCGACCAGCGGATTCTCACCCTGAAGGGCGACGCGAACGCGTCGGAGGATGCGGCCCCCTACACCGTCTCGACGGTACGCATCACCCTGGCCTCGGTGCCCGGGCTGGCACTGGTGATCGTCCGTCTGTCGAACCCGTACGTGCTCGGCGCGATCACCATCGGGGCCTCCCTGCTGGTCACCTGGGCATTCTGGCCGCGCGACGGCGGCCGGTCCGGCGAGAAGGGCCCGTCGCTTCCGGATGAGGCGGCGCTTCCGGATGAGTCGACGGTCCCGGGCAAGGGAACAGTGTCGAGCAGACGGCCGACTCCGGGTAAGCGGAGGATCCCCGGGCCGTCCCCGTCGCGCCGGCACGTCCCCGCCCGGCATGCCGTCGAGGCCACACGGCGTCACCCCAGGCGTGCCGGTCTGATGGTGACCGTGCTGATCGTGCTGGCGCTGGTGGTGGCCGGGGTGGTCGCGCTCGCGGTCGCCCTTCCGGCCGCGGCGGCCCAGACCGAGATCGTCCGCGGCACCTACCTCACCCTGGTGTCCCTCCCTGATCCCCGGATGGCCATGATGGGGCCCGGTGAGACCGTGCACTGGCAGGTGGGGGTCTCGGCTGACGCGCCCGACCCGGGCACCGTCAGCGTCGGCCTGTCGGCCACCGGCGATGCCAGCATGGGACTGACCGCCGCCGCGGCGGCGTGTTCGGTCCAGTGGGTCGACGGGGTGTGCACCGGCCGGTCCTGGCCGCTGCCCGGCCTCGATCCGTTGCCGATCGACGGAGCCGAACGCGAACTGCTCACGATGCCTTCCGACGAGGAGCGGTGGGTGCTGCTGGCTGTCACGATGCCACCGACCGCCCGGCCCGTCCCCGGCGCCGGCGTGTCGGCGCTGCTGCACGCCTCCGGCCAGGGCGACTCGCTGTCGGTGGGCCCCGGCGGCCTCGCCGGCACCGGTGGGCCGAGCGCACGCTGGTCGCTGCTCCTGGCCCTCGGGGCGATCACCTCGGGCCTCGCGCTGGCCCTGCGGGCGAAGCAGCAGAACCACCGCGACATCGGTGACACCGACAAGGCCGAGGGCCGGCCGTGA
- a CDS encoding SipW-dependent-type signal peptide-containing protein has translation MSHELTARSRRAGVWRRLRAVLAGGLVFGVGAAVTLAAWNDSEYAAGQFTASVFATESNPGSGWVSTIQESPATLAFSATAMSPGVSHYASLDVRTTAASTVGGTVALNSASKADTLADVLEYRAVLIGSTTTCNLAAFSGSPTWVAGGASTYVAGGTMPGSPPNTALSAHAANTLRYCFDVRVTTGAGNSYQGTTGTLTWGFLATSSN, from the coding sequence ATGAGCCATGAGCTGACGGCACGGTCACGGCGCGCGGGGGTCTGGAGACGACTGCGCGCCGTGCTGGCCGGAGGGCTGGTGTTCGGGGTCGGGGCGGCCGTCACCCTGGCCGCGTGGAACGACAGTGAGTACGCCGCCGGACAGTTCACGGCGAGTGTGTTCGCCACCGAATCCAACCCCGGATCAGGCTGGGTGAGCACCATCCAGGAATCGCCCGCCACGCTCGCCTTCAGCGCCACCGCGATGTCGCCCGGAGTGTCGCACTACGCGTCTCTGGACGTCCGTACCACCGCCGCGAGCACCGTGGGTGGGACCGTCGCGCTCAACTCCGCCAGCAAGGCGGACACCCTCGCCGATGTGCTCGAGTACCGCGCGGTGCTCATCGGCTCGACCACGACCTGCAATCTCGCGGCCTTCTCCGGCTCCCCGACCTGGGTCGCCGGCGGGGCGAGTACGTACGTCGCGGGGGGCACGATGCCCGGCTCTCCGCCGAACACCGCCCTCTCGGCCCATGCCGCGAACACCCTGCGCTACTGCTTCGACGTCCGGGTCACCACGGGCGCCGGCAACTCCTACCAGGGGACCACCGGCACCCTCACCTGGGGCTTCCTGGCGACCTCGTCCAATTGA
- a CDS encoding SDR family NAD(P)-dependent oxidoreductase, with translation MGWLDGQVAVLTGGGSGLGRALVDTLLDEGARVVVLEYSADKCRALEAECDPERVAVLPGDAGTYASNRAAVDLAVARWGRLDTFIANAGLWDFGRSLDEMSPEELERGFDELYRLNVRGPLLAAKAALEALRASHGSFIVTLSNAALYPGGGGTLYISSKHAGAGLVKQLAYELAPDVRVNGVAPAGMVSDLRGPAAMGLADTSVSGFDMAGMVAKKSALRRCPEAVDYTGAYVLLASRKYGITTSGSILDVANAKGLIGRVVDDLLG, from the coding sequence ATGGGTTGGTTGGACGGACAGGTCGCGGTGCTCACCGGGGGTGGTTCCGGGCTCGGTCGGGCGCTGGTGGACACCCTGCTGGACGAGGGCGCCCGGGTGGTCGTGCTGGAGTATTCGGCCGACAAGTGCCGGGCGCTGGAGGCCGAGTGTGATCCGGAGCGGGTGGCAGTCCTGCCGGGCGATGCGGGGACGTACGCCTCGAACCGGGCGGCCGTCGACCTGGCGGTCGCCCGGTGGGGCAGGCTCGACACCTTCATCGCGAACGCCGGGCTGTGGGACTTCGGCCGCAGCCTGGACGAGATGTCGCCGGAGGAACTGGAGCGGGGCTTCGACGAGCTCTACCGGCTCAACGTCAGGGGCCCGCTGCTCGCTGCGAAGGCGGCGCTGGAGGCGCTGCGGGCCAGCCACGGCTCGTTCATCGTCACGCTGTCCAACGCCGCCCTCTACCCCGGTGGCGGTGGCACGCTCTACATCTCCAGCAAGCATGCCGGGGCCGGGCTGGTGAAGCAGTTGGCGTACGAACTCGCCCCCGACGTACGGGTCAACGGCGTCGCACCGGCCGGCATGGTCAGCGATCTGCGCGGGCCGGCGGCGATGGGCCTGGCCGACACCTCGGTGAGCGGTTTCGACATGGCCGGGATGGTCGCGAAGAAGTCCGCGCTGCGGCGCTGTCCCGAGGCGGTCGACTACACCGGGGCGTACGTCCTGCTGGCCTCCCGCAAATACGGCATCACCACCTCCGGGTCGATCCTGGACGTGGCCAACGCCAAGGGCCTGATCGGGCGGGTGGTCGACGACCTGCTGGGGTGA
- a CDS encoding SipW-dependent-type signal peptide-containing protein, with protein MSDNTSTRWTRSHRIRALLAGGVVLGVGAAVTLAAWNDSEFAKGDFAAGTFNLEGSTDGTTYSQHDTAGTAAVVFDSATYSGNISPDNVLYKAFWVRLDSTTTSDATLVLNPATNTATGTNADHLSYDIYQLASGDTCDAATVGSATAVWTGTTLSARPATPASVNLAKGATGTAGAAVQLCVKVTAGPETSFVQGGTASTVWEFKATSIS; from the coding sequence ATGTCCGACAACACCTCGACTCGATGGACCCGCAGCCACAGGATTCGCGCACTCCTTGCCGGTGGAGTCGTGCTCGGCGTGGGAGCGGCGGTCACTCTGGCTGCCTGGAACGACTCGGAGTTCGCGAAGGGTGACTTCGCGGCGGGCACGTTCAATCTGGAGGGCAGTACCGACGGCACGACCTACTCCCAGCACGACACTGCCGGGACAGCCGCGGTCGTGTTCGACTCGGCGACGTACAGCGGGAACATCTCGCCTGACAACGTGCTCTACAAGGCGTTCTGGGTGCGCCTCGACAGCACTACCACCAGCGACGCCACGCTGGTGCTCAACCCGGCGACCAACACGGCGACCGGCACCAATGCGGATCATCTCTCGTACGACATCTACCAACTCGCCTCGGGGGATACTTGCGACGCCGCCACAGTCGGCTCGGCGACGGCGGTGTGGACCGGCACCACGCTGAGTGCCCGGCCGGCCACCCCGGCCTCGGTCAATCTCGCCAAGGGCGCCACCGGGACCGCGGGCGCCGCCGTGCAACTCTGCGTCAAGGTCACCGCCGGCCCGGAGACCAGTTTCGTGCAGGGCGGGACCGCCTCGACCGTCTGGGAGTTCAAGGCCACCAGCATCAGCTGA